The following proteins are encoded in a genomic region of Sphingobacteriales bacterium:
- a CDS encoding DnaJ domain-containing protein has product MKRFQKRRGQTAYKTLAQIYHPDKNPENIIESEEKMKKIKRSKRLLGCD; this is encoded by the coding sequence TTGAAGAGATTCCAGAAAAGAAGAGGTCAAACTGCCTACAAAACACTAGCTCAAATTTATCATCCCGACAAAAATCCTGAAAACATAATTGAATCAGAAGAAAAAATGAAAAAAATTAAACGCAGCAAAAGACTACTTGGATGCGATTGA